A DNA window from Bombus huntii isolate Logan2020A chromosome 10, iyBomHunt1.1, whole genome shotgun sequence contains the following coding sequences:
- the LOC126870103 gene encoding uncharacterized protein LOC126870103, translating to MENSFNIIEDENVNEKYSSFCSSCNSLFQSICSIGIPSFHELNDENNIISQIEKDEDIIEHIDTITEETGNVNEYTSDIKEKTFVKNNNNPTKNSVIPMELHTYRKQETNNNNDNKTDYSVTKKIKYIELLRKDSKRKENYITLSDDKNKPFILAKNNLDDRFNCEMPKTKILKLTKKNSSIKYVSSSNDDYIIKDILGHRKKILKAMKSILYLW from the exons ATGGagaattcttttaatattatagaagACGAAAATGTTAACGAAAAATACTCTAGTTTTTGTTCTTCTTGCAATTCTCTCTTCCAATCTATATGTAGTATCGGAATACCATCTTTTCATGAATTAaatgatgaaaataatataatatcacAAATTGAAAAAGATGAAGACATTATAGAACATATCGATACGATAACTGAAGAAACTGGGAATGTAAATGAATATACGTCggatattaaagaaaaaacttttgttaaaaataacaacaatCCTACTAAAAATTCGGTGATACCAATGGAACTGCATACATATAGAAAACAAGAAACTAACAATAATAATGACAACAAAACCGACTACTCTGTAactaaaaagataaaatatatcgaattatTACGtaaa GATTctaaaagaaaagagaattaTATTACCTTATCtgatgataaaaataaaccTTTCATATTGGCGAAAAATAATTTGGATGATAGATTTAATTGTGAAATGccaaaaacaaaaatattaaaacttacaaagaaaaattcatcaataaaatatgtatcatCTAGTAATgatgattatattataaaagatattctAGGTCATCGTAAAAAGATACTAAAAGCTATGAAATCAATATTATATCTTTGGTAA
- the LOC126870074 gene encoding aspartate aminotransferase, cytoplasmic, whose translation MNTRFSGLKLGPPIEVFALHKAFIEDAYEKKVNLSIGAYRTSEGKPWVLPVVRKVEKSLAADELQNHEYLPVLGLDAFSQAATRMLLGADSPIIAQGRAFGIQTLSGTGGLRIIAEFLSHVLHYDTFYYSKPTWENHKLVFVNGGFKKACEYTYWNPETRSVDIEGMLKDLRDAPENAVIILHTCAHNPTGCDPTPEQWAKIGDVIKEKKLFPVFDTAYQGFATGDLDKDAYAVRLFAERGIEFMCSQSFAKNFGLYNERVGNMVVVMSNTKELAQVKSQLTLIVRGMYSNPPNHGARIVATVLQNPDLYKQWKDHILTMSKRIKEMRMSLYQRLVQKGTPGNWEHITQQIGMFSYTGLTERQVECLINNYHIYMLRSGRINICGLNESNLDYVASAIYETVLLYPQNKESCSCK comes from the exons ATGAATACGAGATTCAGTGGATTAAAATTAGGACCTCCGATAGAAGTTTTTGCGCTTCATAAAGCATTCATAGAAGATGCTTATGAAAAAAAAGTGAATTTATCTATAGGAG cTTATCGTACATCTGAAGGAAAACCTTGGGTATTACCAGTTGTTCGAAAAGTGGAAAAATCATTAGCTGCAGATGAATTGCAAAACCATGAATATCTTCCAGTCTTGGGATTGGATGCTTTTAGCCAAGCAGCAACAAGAATGTTGTTGGGTGCGGATTCTCCTATTATTGCACAAGGTCGTGCTTTTGGCATTCAAACATTATCTGGTACTGGAGGATTACGTATTATAGCTGAATTTTTAAGTCATGTTCTACACTATGATACCTTTTATTATAGTAAACCAACTTGGG aGAATCATAAACTTGTGTTCGTAAATGGAGGGTTTAAGAAAGCatgtgaatatacatattgGAATCCAGAAACTCGTAGTGTTGATATAGAAGGTATGCTTAAAGACCTTAGAGATGCTCCAGAAAATGCTGTAATTATTCTCCATACATGTGCACATAATCCTACCGGATGTGATCCAACTCCTGAGCAATGGGCCAAGATAGGAGATgtaataaaagagaaaaaactTTTCCCAGTTTTTGATACTGCTTATCag GGTTTTGCAACTGGTGATTTAGATAAAGATGCATATGCAGTAAGATTATTTGCAGAACGTGGAATAGAATTCATGTGTTCACAAAGCTTTGCCAAAAATTTTGGCTTGTACAATGAAAGAGTTGGAAATATGGTAGTTGTTATGTCTAATACAAAAGAATTAGCCCAGGTTAAGTCTCAGTTAACTTTGATTGTTCGAGGGATGTATAGTAATCCACCTAATCATGGAGCAAGAATAGTTGCAACTGTGTTGCAGAATCCAGACCTCTATAAACAATG GAAAGATCATATTCTCACAATGTCCAAAAGAATAAAGGAAATGCGAATGAGTTTGTATCAAAGATTGGTTCAGAAAGGAACTCCAGGTAATTGGGAACATATTACTCAACAAATTGGGATGTTTTCTTATACAGGTCTTACAG AGAGACAAGTTGagtgtttaattaataattaccaTATCTATATGTTGCGAAGCGGTAGAATAAATATATGTGGACTCAATGAATCTAACTTAGATTATGTGGCAAGTGCGATTTATGAGACTGTTCTACTGTATCCACAAAATAAGGAAAGTTGTTCATGCAAGTAG
- the LOC126870108 gene encoding U3 small nucleolar ribonucleoprotein protein IMP3, with amino-acid sequence MRGSYNNCLIAIIMVRKLKYHEQKLLKKVDFISWEADNNLHEVKILKRYRIQKREDYTKYNMLSREIRELGKKIKEIDADHPFRIEQSALLLEKLYIMGLINTKWDLSLTQNVSASSFCRRRLPVIMVRNKMSQNLKIATQLIEQGHVRVGVEVVKDPAFLVTRNLEDFVTWVDTSAIKKHVLEYNDARDDFDMA; translated from the exons ATGCGTGGTAGTTATAACAATTGCTTGATCGCAATAATCATGGtacgaaaattaaaatatcacgAACAGAAGTTGCTGAAAAAGGTTGATTTTATATCATGGGAAGCAGATAATAATCTACATGAAGTGAAGATTTTGAAACGTTATCGAATACAAAAAAGGGAAGATTATACGAA gtATAATATGCTATCACGGGAAATTCGTGAATTagggaaaaaaattaaagaaattgatGCAGATCATCCATTTCGAATAGAGCAGAGTGCATTATTGTTGGAAAAGTTATATATAATGGGacttataaatacaaaatggGATTTGTCACTAACACAAAACGTGAGTGCAAGTTCGTTTTGCAGAAGACGACTGCCAGTTATTATGGTACGAAATAAAATGAGTCAAAATTTAAAGATTGCAACACAATTAATAGAACAGGGTCATGTTAGAGTTGGCGTAGAAGTTGTAAAAGATCCAGCATTTCTGGTAACAAg gAATTTAGAAGATTTTGTTACTTGGGTAGATACGTCTGCTATTAAGAAACATGTATTGGAATACAATGATGCT AGAGATGATTTTGATATGGCATAA
- the LOC126870125 gene encoding small integral membrane protein 8, translated as MDKKNHKAEPGDGLRSLKSTMLFRAINYELYVKPNKVVMIFGAIAMFSCIGYMAYMRHNSDNTNHYPAVTSDGSINLKKKTSKWTM; from the exons atggATAAGAAAAATCATAAAGCAGAGCCTGGAGATGGCTTACGCTCCTTGAAGAGTACAATGTTATTTCGTGCAATTAATTACGAATTATATGTTAAGCCG aATAAAGTGGTAATGATTTTTGGAGCTATTGCAATGTTTAGTTGTATAGGATATATGGCTTATATGCGACATAATTCTGATAATACAAATCATTATCCTGCAGTTACATCTGATGGgtcaattaatttaaaaaaaaaaacatcaaAGTGGACAATGTAA
- the LOC126870056 gene encoding phosphoglucomutase → MSNAVSSKIVETRIYDGQKPGTSGLRKAVRVFMQEHYTENFIQAILQALEEQLPGSTLVVGGDGRYYGKDVVRKIIRIAAANGVKRLIIGQNGILSTPAVSTIIRKYKTLGGIVLTASHNPGGPNADFGIKFNCENGGPAPDNVTNKIYEITKVLKNYKIIPDITIDIDKIQSTTIQVDGNPFTIDIIDSVNDYLEHMKNIFDFSSIKTLLQGSNNRPPFKVLINSMNGVTGPYVKRIFSNELGVDDSSTVNAIPLEDFGGLHPDPNLTYAKDLVNAMKNGPYDFGAAFDGDGDRNMILGKNAFFVTPSDSLAVLAANLNSIPYFKKTGIKGYARSMPTGAAIDRVAAKTGVKLYEVPTGWKYFGNLMDAGHLSLCGEESFGTGSDHIREKDGIWASLAWLSVIASLGKSVEDILLNHWQIYGRNFFTRYDYENCDSEAANKMMQHIESEMEKPGFVGSKLTSEGKTYVVKLGDNYSYIDPIDGSQANKQGLRILFQDGSRIIYRLSGTGSSGATIRVYVDSYEDDTASLNKDAQDILKPLVTIALEISKLREFTGRDVPTVIT, encoded by the exons ATGTCAAACGCAGTGTCGAGCAAAATTGTAGAAACCCGAATATACGATGGTCAAAAGCCGGGTACGTCCGGATTGCGAAAAGCGGTGAGGGTATTTATGCAAGAACATTATacagaaaatttcattcaagCAATATTGCAAGCTCTAGAAGAACAATTGCCTGGAAGTACGTTAGTTGTTGGTGGCGATGGAAGATATTATGGAAAAGATGTGGTTAGAAAGATCATCAGGATTGCTGCAGCAAATgga GTAAAAAGATTAATAATTGGGCAAAATGGGATACTTTCGACTCCAGCTGTGTCTACTATaataagaaaatacaaaactCTAGGAGGAATTGTTCTAACAGCATCTCACAATCCTGGTGGACCCAATGCTGACTTTGGCATTAAGTTTAACTGCGAAAATGGTGGTCCTGCTCCAGATAATGTCACAAATAAGATTTATGAGATTACTAAAGTGCtcaagaattataaaattatacctGATATAACCATAGATATAGACAAGATACAAAGTACTACAATTCAGGTGGATGGAAATCCATTTACAATAGACATAATAGATTCTGTGAATGATTACTTAGAacatatgaaaaatatctttGACTTTTCTAGTATTAAAACATTATTACAAGGAAGTAACAATCGTCCTCCTTTTAAAGTTCTTATCAATTCAATGAATGGAG TTACTGGTCCATATGTAAAACGAATATTTAGTAATGAATTAGGTGTCGATGATTCAAGTACTGTTAATGCAATTCCATTAGAAGATTTTGGTGGGCTTCATCCTGATCCAAATTTAACATATGCCAAAGATTTAGTAAATGCTATGAAAAATGGTCCATATGACTTTGGTGCTGCTTTTGATGGGGATGGAGACAGAAATatg ATACTAGGCAAAAATGCTTTCTTTGTTACACCTTCTGATTCATTAGCTGTATTAGCTGCTAACTTAAATTCAATACCATATTTTAAAAAGACTGGTATTAAAGGATATGCTAGATCTATGCCAACAGGTGCTGCTATAGATAGAGTTGCAGCAAAAACTGGTGTTAAACTTTATGAAGTACCCACAGGCTGGAAATATTTTG gtaatTTAATGGATGCTGGTCATCTATCACTTTGTGGAGAGGAAAGTTTTGGCACGGGTTCGGATCATATTCGTGAAAAAGATGGAATATGGGCCTCTCTTGCATGGCTTAGTGTAATTGCAAGTCTTGGGAAGTCCgtagaagatatattattaaatcacTGGCAGATATATGGGAGGAACTTCTTTACAag ATATGACTATGAAAATTGTGATTCTGAAGCAGCAAACAAAATGATGCAACACATTGAATCAGAAATGGAGAAACCTGGGTTTGTGGGTTCAAAATTAACATCTGAAGGGAAAACATATGTTGTAAAATTAGGTGACAATTATTCTTATATAGATCCTATTGATGGAAGCCAAGCTAATAAGCAG ggattaagaattttattccAAGATGGTTCCCGTATAATTTACCGTTTATCTGGTACGGGAAGTTCTGGAGCTACTATTCGTGTGTATGTTGATAGCTATGAAGATGATACAGCATCTTTAAACAAAGATGCTCAAGACATTCTTAAACCGTTGGTTACTATTGCGTTAGAGATAAGTAAATTACGAGAATTTACTGGTCGTGATGTACCAACCGTGATTACATAA